In Prescottella soli, a genomic segment contains:
- a CDS encoding SRPBCC family protein, with the protein MGYASFTNRRRLEGDPDVIWHAFTHPVETALYEEHKTETVLAPDFAMAAGHSWESKHGEECDFDVVRWTIARHVPNEVFEFSGKQRGIRQTVVLTMEPTDGGHIVTETIRFRPALGGKPGAQLLSWLLLATGLLGKVGDDHGENLDLLEEHIAAE; encoded by the coding sequence ATGGGCTACGCATCGTTCACCAACCGGCGGCGACTGGAAGGCGACCCGGACGTCATCTGGCACGCATTCACCCACCCGGTCGAGACTGCGTTGTACGAGGAGCACAAGACGGAGACCGTGCTCGCGCCCGACTTCGCGATGGCCGCCGGGCACAGCTGGGAGAGCAAGCACGGCGAGGAATGCGACTTCGACGTCGTCCGGTGGACCATCGCCCGGCACGTGCCGAACGAAGTGTTCGAGTTCTCGGGCAAGCAGCGGGGCATCCGGCAGACCGTGGTACTCACCATGGAACCCACGGACGGCGGTCACATCGTGACCGAGACCATCCGCTTCCGCCCGGCACTCGGAGGCAAGCCGGGTGCGCAGCTGCTGTCCTGGCTGCTCCTGGCCACCGGCCTGCTGGGTAAGGTCGGCGACGACCACGGCGAGAACCTCGATCTGCTCGAGGAGCACATCGCAGCCGAGTAG
- a CDS encoding glycerol-3-phosphate dehydrogenase/oxidase — protein MQDNPQSALNADRRRQDLSALGDDRAIDVLVIGGGVTGVGTALDAASRGLRTVLVDKHDLAFGTSRWSSKLAHGGLRYLASGNVGIARESAVERGILMTRTAPHLVRALPQLVPLLPSVGMFEKTLVRTGFLAGDALRLTARTPSSVLPRSRRVGAEKAAQLAPAVRREGLRGGLLAYDGQLVDDARLVVALARTAAAHGATVLTRVGAYDVTGDSARLRDELTGEEMTIRARAVVNAAGVWADQVDPDIRLKPSRGTHLVLPAELLGNPTAALTVPIPGETNRFVFALPAQLGRVYLGLTDEAVDSVPDVPAASDGEIDFLLETVNTALATPLTRSDVLGTFAGLRPLLDSGEGKTADLSRNHAVLRSSNGVVSVVGGKLTTYRKMAQDAVDAAVAAGGLTARSCVTTDLPAVGASRTAPLNLPPSLVARYGGEAGAVAAAGELTPIADGIDVTHAELAFAVSHEGALDVDDLLDRRTRIGLVPGDRERALPAAERALSGR, from the coding sequence GTGCAGGACAATCCGCAGTCGGCGCTCAACGCGGACCGCCGCCGTCAGGATCTCTCGGCCCTCGGCGACGACCGCGCCATCGACGTGCTCGTGATCGGTGGCGGCGTCACCGGTGTCGGGACGGCCCTCGACGCGGCGTCGCGCGGCCTGCGGACGGTTCTCGTCGACAAGCACGACCTCGCGTTCGGGACCAGTCGCTGGAGCTCCAAGCTCGCTCACGGCGGGCTGCGCTACCTGGCGTCGGGCAATGTCGGGATCGCGAGGGAGAGCGCCGTCGAGCGCGGCATCCTCATGACCCGGACGGCCCCGCACCTGGTGCGCGCCCTGCCGCAGCTGGTGCCGCTGCTCCCGTCGGTCGGAATGTTCGAGAAGACGCTGGTCCGGACCGGTTTCCTGGCGGGTGACGCGCTGCGCCTCACGGCCCGGACGCCGTCGTCGGTGCTGCCGCGGTCGCGGCGCGTCGGGGCCGAGAAGGCCGCCCAGCTCGCGCCCGCGGTTCGCCGGGAGGGACTGCGCGGCGGACTGCTCGCGTACGACGGTCAGCTCGTCGACGACGCGCGGTTGGTCGTGGCCCTGGCCCGCACGGCCGCCGCGCACGGTGCGACCGTTCTGACCCGCGTCGGCGCCTACGACGTGACCGGTGACTCGGCACGGTTGCGCGACGAACTGACCGGCGAGGAGATGACGATCCGCGCCCGCGCGGTCGTCAACGCCGCCGGCGTCTGGGCCGATCAGGTCGACCCCGACATCCGGCTCAAGCCCAGCCGTGGCACCCACCTGGTGCTGCCCGCGGAACTGCTGGGCAACCCGACGGCGGCGCTGACGGTGCCGATCCCGGGGGAGACCAACCGCTTCGTGTTCGCGTTGCCCGCGCAGCTGGGCCGGGTCTACCTGGGACTGACCGACGAGGCCGTCGACTCCGTGCCCGACGTCCCGGCGGCGTCGGACGGTGAGATCGACTTCCTGCTCGAGACCGTCAACACCGCGCTCGCGACGCCGCTCACGCGCTCCGACGTGCTCGGGACGTTCGCGGGGCTGCGGCCGCTGCTGGACTCGGGCGAGGGGAAGACCGCCGACCTGTCGCGCAACCACGCGGTGCTGCGCTCGTCCAACGGTGTCGTCAGCGTCGTGGGCGGCAAGCTCACGACCTACCGGAAGATGGCGCAGGACGCGGTCGACGCGGCGGTGGCGGCCGGCGGGCTCACCGCCCGCTCGTGCGTGACGACCGATCTGCCCGCGGTCGGGGCGTCGCGGACGGCGCCGCTGAACCTGCCGCCGTCGCTGGTCGCGCGGTACGGCGGCGAGGCCGGAGCGGTGGCCGCGGCCGGCGAGCTGACGCCGATCGCCGACGGCATCGACGTCACCCACGCCGAGCTGGCGTTCGCAGTCAGCCACGAGGGCGCACTCGACGTCGACGATCTCCTCGACCGGCGCACCCGGATCGGTCTCGTCCCCGGCGACCGGGAGCGGGCACTCCCGGCTGCGGAGCGGGCCCTGAGCGGGCGCTGA